A window of the Loxodonta africana isolate mLoxAfr1 chromosome 3, mLoxAfr1.hap2, whole genome shotgun sequence genome harbors these coding sequences:
- the CRP gene encoding C-reactive protein: MEKLLLCFLTFLSLSIAFSETDMSKMAFVFPKESDDSFAKLISLRKQPLEAFTLCLCVYSDLPRGYSIFSYNTRTQDNEILLFKDKPGEYSLSVGGTEVVFQHPDTFAPLHLCVTWESVSGIVEFWVNGKPKVRKSLKKGYIVGSEASIVLGHEQDSSGGSFDIKQCLVGDIGDVNMWDLVLSPGEINSVYRGNSFSPNVLNWHALRYEVHGEVFTKPQLWS; encoded by the exons ATGGAGAAGCTGTTGCTGTGTTTCCTGACCTTCCTTAGCCTCTCCATTGCTTTTTCAGAGACAG ACATGAGCAAAATGGCCTTTGTGTTCCCCAAAGAGTCAGATGATTCCTTTGCAAAGTTGATATCACTGAGAAAGCAGCCACTCGAGGCCTTCACTCTGTGCCTCTGTGTCTACAGTGACCTGCCCCGTGGATATAGCATCTTCTCCTATAACACAAGAACACAAGACAATGAGATCCTTCTCTTCAAGGACAAGCCAGGAGAATACAGCTTATCTGTGGGTGGGACTGAAGTAGTTTTCCAGCATCCTGATACATTTGCACCATTGCATTTGTGTGTGACTTGGGAGTCGGTCTCAGGAATTGTTGAGTTCTGGGTGAATGGGAAGCCCAAGGTGAGGAAGAGTCTGAAGAAGGGATACATTGTGGGATCAGAGGCAAGCATTGTCCTAGGGCACGAGCAGGATTCCTCTGGTGGAAGCTTTGATATAAAGCAGTGTTTGGTGGGAGACATTGGAGATGTGAACATGTGGGACTTAGTATTGTCACCAGGAGAGATTAACAGTGTCTATCGTGGTAATAGCTTCAGTCCTAATGTGCTAAACTGGCATGCTCTGAGGTATGAAGTACATGGTGAAGTGTTCACCAAGCCCCAGCTGTGGTCCTGA